A single Candidatus Desulfarcum epimagneticum DNA region contains:
- a CDS encoding hypothetical protein (Evidence 5 : Unknown function) has product MVYTHDKIHHKESNMKDLLIVVAIIGLWYLMQAVILPKMGIST; this is encoded by the coding sequence ATGGTATATACACACGACAAAATCCATCATAAGGAGTCCAATATGAAAGATCTGCTGATTGTTGTGGCCATCATCGGCCTGTGGTATCTCATGCAGGCGGTGATCCTGCCGAAAATGGGCATTTCCACATGA
- the mpl gene encoding UDP-N-acetylmuramate--L-alanyl-gamma-D-glutamyl-meso-2,6-diaminoheptandioate ligase, translating to MSEGRLSGDRPEGKNGKAPNHRPEPMTAGRNRIPENVQKIHLIGACGTGMGALACMLKDRGHDVTGSDENVYPPMSDFLARKNIPVTNAYSPRNLSPAPDLVVVGNTVRKDNPEARELRRLGLFFCSMPQAVSHFMAAGKTSIVAAGSHGKTTTSSLAAWILHEAGLDPSFMIGGILGNFDSNHRDGKGPHIVIEGDEYDTAFFDKGSKFLHYAPDIAILTSVEFDHADIFTDLDHVMAAFDAFISILPPDGTLLAFDGDENIARLLAGRDRPSELYGLKRRSPWSLGRFSPGPGKSSFSVFRHGEFFGDFRIPMVGRHNMLNALAAIAAAHLLGVPRRIIKSALAAFKGVKRRQEIRGVKNGVTVIDDFAHHPTAVRETVDGVKSAYPGRRLIAVFEPRTHSSRRNVFQSHYPLSFDRADVVCVRKPPFLDTLPEKIRFSSQKLVSDLQKRQKEAFYFSNADAIVDFIAAGARPGDIALVMSNGGFERIHEKLLDRL from the coding sequence ATGAGTGAGGGACGCCTGTCAGGTGACAGACCCGAAGGAAAAAACGGAAAAGCCCCAAATCACAGACCGGAGCCAATGACGGCCGGACGAAACCGGATTCCGGAAAACGTCCAAAAAATCCATCTCATCGGAGCGTGCGGGACCGGCATGGGCGCGCTGGCCTGCATGCTCAAAGACCGGGGCCATGACGTCACGGGGTCGGATGAAAACGTCTATCCCCCCATGAGCGATTTTCTGGCCCGAAAAAACATTCCCGTGACCAACGCCTACTCCCCCCGGAATCTTTCCCCGGCCCCGGACCTCGTGGTGGTGGGCAACACGGTGAGAAAAGACAACCCCGAGGCCCGGGAACTCCGGCGTCTCGGGCTTTTTTTCTGCTCCATGCCCCAGGCCGTCTCCCACTTTATGGCCGCCGGGAAAACATCCATCGTGGCGGCGGGCTCCCACGGAAAAACCACCACCTCGTCCCTCGCGGCGTGGATCCTCCATGAGGCCGGGCTGGACCCCTCCTTTATGATCGGGGGGATCCTGGGCAATTTTGACTCCAACCACCGGGACGGCAAAGGCCCCCACATCGTCATCGAAGGCGACGAGTACGACACGGCCTTTTTCGACAAGGGCTCCAAATTCCTTCACTACGCCCCGGACATCGCCATCCTCACATCCGTGGAGTTTGATCACGCAGACATTTTCACAGACCTGGACCATGTCATGGCCGCCTTTGACGCCTTTATCTCCATCCTGCCGCCTGACGGAACCCTTCTGGCCTTTGACGGCGACGAAAACATCGCCCGCCTGCTCGCGGGACGGGACCGCCCCTCGGAGCTGTACGGCCTGAAACGGCGCTCCCCCTGGAGCCTGGGACGCTTTTCCCCGGGGCCGGGAAAATCCTCCTTTTCCGTTTTCCGGCATGGAGAGTTTTTCGGCGACTTCCGCATTCCCATGGTGGGCCGCCACAACATGTTAAACGCCCTGGCCGCCATCGCCGCGGCCCATCTTTTGGGCGTTCCCCGGCGAATTATCAAAAGCGCCCTGGCCGCGTTCAAGGGGGTCAAAAGGCGGCAGGAGATTCGCGGGGTCAAAAACGGCGTGACGGTGATAGATGATTTCGCCCACCACCCCACGGCGGTCCGGGAAACCGTGGACGGGGTGAAATCGGCCTATCCCGGCCGCCGCCTCATCGCGGTGTTCGAGCCCCGGACCCACTCCAGCAGGCGGAACGTGTTCCAAAGCCATTACCCCCTGTCCTTTGACCGCGCCGATGTCGTGTGCGTCCGAAAGCCCCCTTTCCTGGACACGCTGCCCGAAAAGATACGCTTTTCATCCCAAAAGCTGGTCTCGGATCTTCAAAAACGCCAAAAAGAGGCCTTTTATTTCTCCAACGCCGACGCCATCGTGGATTTTATCGCGGCCGGCGCCCGGCCCGGGGATATCGCGCTGGTCATGTCAAACGGCGGCTTTGAGCGCATTCATGAAAAACTGCTGGACCGCCTGTAA
- a CDS encoding putative Histidine kinase (Evidence 3 : Putative function from multiple computational evidences; Product type e : enzyme) produces MTHEKKTGPDDDFSSSGELFAAIMNHTRQAMFWQDPNLAHSGCNREFAHASGIENPGDMIGKTLFELPFEKKDAEFFHASIQKALSRQRPVSFFEKKICLKGKERPLNIKFIPLNGPGKKESAGVLCVWQDMSEKNGEEKKTAEMKKKFLQSCRLAALGEMTAGIAHEMNQPLSIINAAAGGISEYFSTKEDGGVMKKSCDKILRQLDRVYSITETINSFARKNADAPGVSNLREPLGLALSFFRERFRMHEIAVEMDLERGIPPAGVDPQKFERIVINLLNNALFAMREKAKKAPAGYRKKISIALSWDPFGKRVVFEVRDNGVGMGEETLQRCMTPFYTTKKMEDGMGMGLAIVNDIASEFEIEVEMESVQGQWTACRVSIPAAVQKP; encoded by the coding sequence ATGACACATGAAAAGAAAACCGGCCCGGATGATGATTTTTCGTCATCCGGGGAGCTTTTCGCCGCCATTATGAATCACACCCGCCAGGCCATGTTCTGGCAGGACCCAAACCTGGCTCATTCGGGATGCAACCGGGAGTTCGCCCATGCCTCGGGAATTGAAAATCCCGGGGACATGATCGGCAAAACCCTCTTTGAGCTGCCGTTTGAAAAAAAGGACGCGGAATTTTTTCACGCCTCCATCCAAAAAGCCCTTTCACGCCAAAGGCCCGTGTCTTTCTTTGAAAAAAAAATCTGTCTGAAGGGAAAAGAGCGGCCGTTGAATATCAAGTTCATTCCCTTAAACGGCCCCGGGAAAAAGGAGTCCGCCGGGGTTCTGTGCGTCTGGCAGGACATGTCTGAAAAAAATGGGGAAGAGAAAAAAACCGCGGAAATGAAAAAAAAGTTCCTTCAATCCTGCCGGCTCGCCGCGCTGGGGGAGATGACGGCGGGCATCGCCCATGAAATGAACCAGCCGCTGTCCATTATCAACGCGGCGGCCGGGGGGATTTCGGAGTATTTTTCCACAAAAGAAGACGGCGGCGTTATGAAAAAATCCTGCGACAAGATCCTTCGCCAGCTGGACCGCGTTTATTCCATCACGGAGACGATCAACTCCTTTGCCCGGAAAAACGCCGACGCGCCGGGCGTCTCAAACCTCCGGGAGCCGCTGGGACTGGCCCTGTCATTCTTCAGGGAGCGATTCCGAATGCATGAAATCGCCGTGGAAATGGACCTGGAAAGGGGGATCCCGCCGGCCGGAGTGGACCCGCAGAAATTCGAGCGAATTGTCATCAATCTTTTAAACAACGCTCTTTTCGCGATGAGGGAAAAAGCGAAAAAAGCGCCCGCGGGCTACCGGAAAAAAATATCCATCGCCCTTTCATGGGACCCCTTTGGGAAACGCGTGGTGTTTGAAGTCCGGGACAACGGCGTGGGAATGGGGGAAGAGACCCTTCAGCGGTGCATGACGCCTTTTTACACCACCAAAAAAATGGAGGACGGCATGGGCATGGGACTTGCCATCGTCAATGACATCGCCTCGGAATTTGAAATAGAGGTCGAAATGGAAAGCGTCCAGGGTCAATGGACGGCGTGCCGGGTTTCAATCCCGGCGGCCGTCCAGAAGCCCTGA
- a CDS encoding conserved exported hypothetical protein (Evidence 4 : Unknown function but conserved in other organisms), whose translation MTRLRNAGAFHVGFLRRREKTKEVFLKKKFHIKAKIFCLLAAALFMAAPGPMKAAPSDPAHVAVFPFQVHSNEDISYLVNGIVDMLSSRFFNEEKVLVVSREKVDKALAGALLSRMTQEEVVRIGKDLGADYVIYGSVTHLEKASSIDARAVDVSGEKSPVLFYKQCDTLGEVIEGVNRLAMDVREKMFGVPSPLAAAPPEPGSGPAVEPVEKAPAPEKDTYDHPEEKYAAKTRKLEENSLSRETGLTPVAVSLPQKEIAEFLKSKNFKDEFKGMAAGDVDGDGNVETVMISGRKIYIYRIKGETFSKVKEIDGPRHQKYISVDVADIKKDGRAEIFITRVRTDSKSIESFVLEWNGKDFENIHREKNRYYRIIRHPERGEILVVQKAGIGEVFLPGIFEAAWDGAAYSLLDRINAPKSAFLYGLSLGDIAGDGRVRAIVMGKDDYIRVFDDSGAREWKSEDHYGGSESHLDDSGKTESANRVYLPQRILLTDMDRNGSQEVITVKNDSKAGRVFTKYRFYNRGQFESLSWDGLGLSPIWSTKKLSGYICDFAVGDLDNDGKMEVVAAVVMKRSRLFKKGSSAVVVYDLH comes from the coding sequence ATGACTCGTTTAAGAAACGCCGGAGCGTTTCATGTTGGATTTTTACGACGCCGTGAAAAAACGAAGGAGGTTTTTTTGAAAAAAAAGTTTCATATCAAAGCGAAAATTTTCTGTCTTCTGGCCGCCGCCCTTTTTATGGCGGCCCCGGGCCCCATGAAGGCCGCGCCTTCAGACCCCGCCCATGTGGCGGTGTTCCCCTTTCAGGTTCATTCCAATGAAGACATCTCATACCTGGTCAACGGCATTGTCGATATGCTGTCTTCCCGTTTTTTCAATGAGGAAAAGGTCCTGGTCGTTTCCCGGGAGAAAGTGGACAAAGCCCTTGCCGGCGCTTTGCTGTCCCGGATGACCCAGGAAGAGGTCGTTCGGATCGGAAAAGATCTGGGCGCCGATTACGTGATCTACGGCAGCGTCACCCATCTGGAAAAAGCGTCAAGCATCGACGCCAGGGCGGTGGATGTGTCCGGCGAAAAATCTCCGGTTTTGTTTTACAAACAGTGCGACACCCTGGGAGAGGTGATCGAGGGCGTCAACCGGCTGGCCATGGACGTGAGGGAAAAGATGTTCGGCGTTCCGTCGCCCCTGGCGGCCGCGCCGCCCGAGCCTGGGTCCGGGCCGGCCGTTGAGCCGGTTGAAAAGGCCCCGGCCCCGGAAAAGGACACGTACGATCATCCCGAGGAAAAATACGCCGCCAAAACCCGGAAGCTGGAGGAAAACAGTCTCTCCCGGGAGACCGGACTCACCCCCGTCGCCGTCTCTCTTCCCCAAAAAGAGATCGCTGAATTTTTGAAAAGCAAAAATTTCAAAGACGAATTCAAGGGCATGGCCGCGGGAGATGTGGACGGAGACGGGAACGTCGAGACAGTGATGATTTCCGGAAGGAAAATATACATCTATCGGATCAAGGGTGAGACATTTTCAAAGGTCAAAGAGATCGACGGCCCCAGGCATCAGAAGTATATATCGGTGGATGTGGCCGATATTAAAAAAGACGGCCGGGCCGAGATATTTATCACCCGGGTCAGGACCGACTCCAAATCCATTGAATCCTTTGTTCTGGAGTGGAACGGAAAGGATTTTGAAAATATCCACCGGGAGAAAAACCGCTATTACCGGATCATCCGCCATCCCGAGCGCGGAGAGATTCTCGTGGTCCAGAAAGCCGGGATCGGCGAGGTTTTCCTGCCTGGAATTTTCGAGGCCGCCTGGGACGGCGCCGCTTACTCGCTTCTGGACCGGATAAACGCTCCCAAGTCGGCCTTCCTGTACGGGCTCTCCCTGGGGGACATCGCCGGCGACGGCCGCGTCCGGGCCATTGTCATGGGCAAGGACGATTACATCCGGGTGTTTGACGACTCCGGAGCCAGGGAATGGAAAAGCGAGGACCATTACGGCGGAAGCGAAAGCCACCTGGACGACTCGGGGAAAACAGAGTCCGCCAATCGGGTTTACCTGCCCCAGCGAATTCTTCTGACCGACATGGACCGAAACGGCTCCCAGGAGGTGATCACGGTGAAAAACGACTCCAAGGCGGGTCGGGTTTTCACCAAGTACCGTTTCTACAACCGGGGACAGTTTGAGTCTCTTTCATGGGACGGACTTGGGCTTTCGCCCATATGGTCCACGAAGAAGCTGTCCGGGTACATCTGCGATTTTGCCGTGGGCGATCTGGACAACGACGGGAAGATGGAGGTGGTGGCGGCCGTGGTCATGAAGCGGAGCCGTCTGTTTAAAAAAGGCTCCAGCGCCGTCGTGGTGTACGACCTTCACTGA
- the gatB gene encoding Aspartyl/glutamyl-tRNA(Asn/Gln) amidotransferase subunit B, giving the protein MEFEPVIGLEVHAQLKTESKIFCGCSAAFGAPPNSHTCPVCLGMPGSLPVLNSKVVDYALRMALAMDCRINRENRFARKNYFYPDLPKGYQISQYEIPIAEHGHIDIEAGGKIRRVGVTRIHMEEDAGKLTHDPGRDRSLVDFNRTGVPLIEIVSEPDIRSPEEAGAYLREIRMILRHLGICDGNMEEGSFRCDANISLRPKGEKTLGTRTELKNINSFKHIEKALQYEIRRQAGILTEGGKIVRETLLWDAAKNRAASMRGKEEAHDYRYFPDPDLVPLVIDPDMLAASEKEVPELPGPRMRRFEEAFSFSREDARRLVSEKELADFFEDCLKSLNDPKQLKNWIMGPLLGLLNAGGNTIADLPVSPESFAALVRFVADGKVGAAPARSVLEEMAETGADPGEVIREKGLAQVTDSSAISDLADDILSRFEKEAAEYKNGKTKLLGFFVGQAMKETRGKADPKLVSRTIREKLEES; this is encoded by the coding sequence ATGGAATTTGAACCGGTCATCGGGCTTGAGGTTCACGCCCAGCTGAAAACAGAATCGAAAATTTTTTGCGGGTGCTCCGCCGCCTTTGGCGCGCCTCCCAATTCCCATACCTGCCCGGTGTGTCTGGGCATGCCCGGGTCCCTTCCGGTCCTCAACAGCAAAGTGGTGGACTACGCCCTTCGCATGGCGCTGGCCATGGACTGCCGGATCAACCGGGAGAACCGTTTTGCCCGGAAGAATTATTTTTACCCGGACCTTCCCAAGGGATACCAGATATCGCAGTATGAGATTCCCATCGCCGAGCATGGCCATATTGACATTGAGGCCGGGGGAAAAATCCGCCGAGTGGGCGTCACCCGGATTCATATGGAAGAGGACGCGGGAAAGCTCACCCACGATCCCGGTCGTGACCGGAGCCTGGTGGATTTTAACCGGACGGGCGTGCCGCTCATTGAAATCGTCAGCGAGCCGGACATCCGCTCGCCGGAGGAGGCCGGGGCTTACTTAAGAGAGATTCGGATGATCTTGAGGCATCTGGGGATTTGCGACGGAAATATGGAGGAGGGGAGTTTTCGCTGCGACGCCAATATATCCCTGCGCCCCAAAGGGGAAAAGACCCTGGGGACCCGGACCGAGCTGAAAAATATCAATTCGTTTAAACACATTGAAAAGGCCCTTCAGTACGAAATTCGCCGTCAGGCGGGCATTTTGACCGAAGGCGGAAAAATTGTCCGGGAGACATTGCTTTGGGACGCCGCCAAAAACCGGGCCGCGTCCATGCGGGGAAAGGAAGAGGCCCACGATTACCGGTATTTTCCGGACCCGGACCTGGTTCCCCTGGTCATTGACCCGGATATGCTGGCCGCCTCCGAAAAAGAGGTTCCCGAGCTTCCCGGCCCGAGGATGAGGCGGTTTGAGGAGGCGTTTTCGTTTTCCCGCGAGGACGCCCGGCGCCTGGTTTCGGAAAAGGAGCTGGCGGATTTTTTTGAAGACTGCCTGAAAAGCTTAAACGACCCGAAACAGTTGAAAAACTGGATCATGGGACCCCTCCTGGGCCTTTTGAACGCCGGGGGAAACACCATCGCCGATCTGCCCGTGTCCCCGGAAAGCTTCGCCGCGCTGGTCCGCTTTGTGGCCGATGGAAAAGTCGGGGCCGCCCCGGCCCGTTCCGTTTTGGAGGAAATGGCCGAAACCGGCGCCGATCCCGGGGAGGTCATCAGGGAAAAAGGACTGGCGCAGGTCACCGATTCTTCGGCCATCTCGGATCTGGCGGACGACATTTTGTCCCGTTTTGAAAAAGAGGCGGCTGAGTATAAAAACGGAAAAACAAAGCTGCTGGGATTTTTCGTGGGGCAGGCCATGAAAGAAACCCGGGGAAAGGCCGACCCCAAACTTGTGAGCCGGACCATCCGGGAGAAGTTGGAGGAGTCTTAG